The following coding sequences are from one Treponema bryantii window:
- a CDS encoding CoB--CoM heterodisulfide reductase iron-sulfur subunit B family protein, giving the protein MTYSYFPGCTLKNKALDLDIYARKSAEALGFTLEEIPEWQCCGGEYPMAKDEIASKLSSVRALANARDSGHDLVTLCSACYNVLKQVNNDVATDENVAFKVNNYLKQDEIEYHGEAKVVHYLEILRDVVGWDKVKAAVKKPFTGKKIGAYYGCLLLRPGKVLQLDDPENPQIIEDFIKAIGGTPVIYGQRNECCGAYTMFEDESIPKNRSKKILSNAEDMGADFLVTSCPLCRYNLIKNKGDSKLDVIYFTELLAEALGLKEEK; this is encoded by the coding sequence ATGACATATTCTTATTTTCCAGGTTGTACGCTGAAAAACAAGGCTCTTGACCTTGATATTTATGCGCGTAAATCTGCGGAAGCATTAGGATTCACACTTGAAGAAATTCCTGAATGGCAGTGCTGTGGTGGTGAATACCCTATGGCAAAAGATGAAATCGCTTCTAAACTTTCATCTGTTCGTGCTTTGGCAAATGCACGTGATTCAGGACATGACTTGGTTACTCTCTGTTCTGCATGTTACAACGTTCTTAAGCAGGTTAATAACGATGTTGCAACAGACGAGAATGTAGCATTCAAGGTGAATAATTACCTCAAGCAGGATGAAATTGAGTATCATGGTGAAGCTAAAGTAGTTCACTATCTCGAAATTCTGCGTGATGTTGTAGGCTGGGACAAAGTAAAGGCTGCTGTTAAAAAGCCTTTCACCGGTAAAAAAATCGGTGCTTATTACGGATGTCTTCTTCTTCGCCCAGGAAAAGTTCTTCAGTTAGACGATCCTGAAAACCCACAGATTATCGAGGACTTTATTAAAGCCATCGGTGGTACTCCAGTTATCTATGGACAGAGAAACGAGTGCTGTGGTGCTTACACAATGTTCGAAGATGAATCAATTCCTAAGAACAGATCTAAGAAAATCCTTTCTAATGCAGAAGATATGGGTGCTGACTTCCTTGTTACATCTTGTCCACTCTGCCGCTATAACCTTATCAAGAACAAAGGTGATTCAAAGCTCGATGTAATTTACTTCACAGAGCTCCTTGCAGAAGCACTTGGCTTGAAGGAGGAAAAGTAA
- a CDS encoding glycoside hydrolase family 36 protein yields MEFYAEWRLRGDSYNNGYGNGHTLSQSESVRECKKTVESENETCFEGKNGIKVKSIHNKKKKVYECFTEIENTGTSDAYIELLSSFALKGMKADKIHRATAFWSAEGKLLSQDLTDLNMERSWANHGFRIEKFGQIGSMPVRKWFPFLVLENSVEKKFTGIQLYCASSWQIEIFRNTDDISVQGGLADRDFGNWTKKLTPGEKFKTPKAVIAEGSSLEEVCDLLVKAQKPRIAEVDKDLPVIFNEYCTTWGNPSIENLTKTAEKLDGSGVKYLVIDCGWYKPDGVENWFDAAGDWIPSKKLFPEGIKSAADMIRSHGLIPGIWFEFENVGTVAGAFNETDHVLKRDNYSVTVGARRFWDMRQKWVWNYLDEKVLGLLKECQMGYLKVDYNENIGQGVDGEESLGENLRECVCQSQEYFRHIAQEMPELVIENCASGGHRLEPSMMELVSQASFSDAHEAKDIPLVAANLHRLIRPEQSQIWAVLRADADIHRINFVLTSGFLGRLCLSGEIFDLADDKWNQALKAIDFYGKVSHIIKNGYTSLIQTNVKDYLNPEGLQIVLREYENEALLIVHTFENADVQADVSKVLSEILSNWKLKETFGSELDGDFRGKVFWLRR; encoded by the coding sequence ATGGAATTTTATGCAGAATGGCGCCTTAGAGGCGACTCTTATAATAATGGATATGGAAACGGACATACACTTTCTCAGAGTGAGTCTGTTCGTGAATGTAAAAAAACAGTTGAGTCAGAAAATGAAACCTGTTTCGAAGGAAAGAATGGAATTAAAGTAAAATCAATTCATAACAAAAAGAAAAAAGTTTATGAATGCTTTACAGAAATTGAAAATACCGGCACTTCAGATGCCTATATAGAATTGCTTTCAAGTTTTGCATTAAAAGGAATGAAAGCAGACAAAATACATCGGGCAACTGCTTTCTGGAGTGCAGAGGGTAAACTGCTTTCTCAGGATTTAACAGACCTGAATATGGAACGTTCCTGGGCTAATCATGGTTTTAGAATTGAAAAGTTCGGGCAGATTGGTTCAATGCCGGTGCGTAAGTGGTTCCCGTTCCTGGTTCTGGAAAACTCGGTAGAAAAGAAATTCACCGGCATTCAGCTTTATTGTGCATCCAGCTGGCAGATTGAGATATTCAGGAATACAGATGATATAAGCGTGCAGGGCGGACTTGCAGACCGTGACTTTGGAAACTGGACAAAAAAGTTAACACCTGGAGAAAAGTTCAAAACTCCTAAGGCGGTAATAGCAGAAGGCTCGTCACTTGAAGAAGTCTGTGATCTGCTTGTAAAGGCTCAAAAGCCTCGGATTGCTGAGGTTGATAAAGACTTGCCTGTAATTTTCAACGAATACTGCACTACATGGGGAAATCCTTCAATAGAAAATCTTACTAAGACTGCAGAAAAACTTGATGGAAGTGGAGTCAAATATCTTGTAATTGACTGCGGATGGTATAAGCCAGATGGAGTTGAAAACTGGTTTGATGCAGCTGGTGACTGGATTCCAAGCAAAAAGCTTTTTCCAGAAGGAATTAAGTCTGCTGCAGATATGATTCGTTCGCATGGTCTGATTCCTGGAATCTGGTTTGAGTTTGAAAATGTAGGAACTGTAGCCGGTGCTTTTAATGAAACTGACCACGTACTCAAACGCGATAATTACTCGGTAACAGTAGGGGCACGACGCTTCTGGGATATGAGGCAGAAATGGGTATGGAATTATCTGGACGAAAAAGTTTTAGGACTTCTTAAAGAATGCCAGATGGGATATCTGAAGGTTGATTATAATGAAAATATCGGCCAGGGAGTTGATGGCGAGGAAAGCCTTGGCGAAAACCTTCGTGAATGTGTTTGTCAGAGTCAGGAATATTTCCGTCATATAGCACAAGAGATGCCAGAACTTGTTATTGAAAACTGTGCAAGTGGAGGGCACCGTCTTGAGCCTTCAATGATGGAACTTGTGAGTCAGGCAAGTTTTTCTGATGCCCATGAAGCAAAAGACATTCCTTTAGTTGCAGCAAATCTTCACAGACTTATTCGTCCTGAACAGAGTCAGATCTGGGCTGTGCTTCGAGCAGATGCAGACATTCACCGCATAAACTTTGTACTTACCTCAGGCTTTTTAGGCAGACTTTGTCTTTCTGGTGAGATTTTTGATTTAGCTGATGATAAATGGAATCAGGCTCTTAAAGCTATAGATTTCTATGGTAAAGTAAGTCATATCATCAAAAATGGATATACAAGTTTAATTCAGACAAATGTTAAAGATTATCTGAATCCGGAAGGCTTGCAGATTGTTCTCCGTGAGTACGAAAACGAGGCATTGCTGATTGTTCATACATTTGAAAATGCAGATGTTCAGGCTGATGTTTCAAAAGTTTTATCAGAGATACTTTCAAACTGGAAATTGAAAGAGACGTTTGGTTCAGAACTTGACGGAGACTTCAGAGGAAAAGTTTTCTGGCTGCGCCGTTAA
- a CDS encoding response regulator, with protein sequence MMDELFIVGDSSRLVVKNLINQFNATDLKINVFAPTNEDVDRLPNYSIQLLILLSDNIEFNIIRKIVVYQKKYDYHLCFVGKMTTISLEDNNFFNKIPSIKLESYTIDIENLLELMERNNVSKKHILVVDDEPIILRSIKVWLGDDFHLSLVSSGEMALEFLDMHPVDLVLLDYKMPTMDGPKVLEAIRSDKRLANLPVIFLTANNDRQSVINAMQLKPDGYILKSKAPDEIKEAVVDFFKNRIIKV encoded by the coding sequence ATGATGGATGAGCTTTTTATAGTTGGTGATTCTTCTCGTCTTGTTGTAAAGAATCTTATAAATCAGTTCAATGCTACAGACCTTAAAATAAATGTTTTTGCTCCAACTAACGAAGATGTAGACAGACTACCAAACTATTCAATTCAGCTTCTTATTCTTCTTTCAGATAACATTGAATTTAATATCATTAGAAAGATTGTTGTTTACCAGAAAAAATATGATTATCATTTATGTTTTGTCGGTAAAATGACAACCATTTCTCTGGAAGATAATAATTTTTTCAACAAGATTCCTTCTATTAAATTAGAATCCTACACTATTGATATTGAAAATCTTCTGGAACTGATGGAAAGAAATAATGTCAGCAAGAAACATATTCTTGTTGTAGATGACGAGCCTATTATTCTCAGAAGTATAAAAGTCTGGCTTGGTGATGATTTTCATTTGTCACTTGTCAGCTCAGGTGAAATGGCCCTTGAATTCCTTGATATGCACCCTGTTGATCTTGTTCTGTTGGATTATAAAATGCCGACTATGGATGGACCAAAGGTTCTGGAAGCAATCAGAAGTGATAAAAGACTTGCTAACCTGCCTGTTATTTTCCTTACAGCAAACAATGACAGACAGAGTGTAATAAACGCAATGCAGTTAAAACCAGATGGTTATATTCTCAAGAGCAAGGCTCCAGACGAAATTAAAGAAGCCGTTGTCGACTTCTTTAAAAATCGTATCATAAAAGTTTAA